taatatataattaatattttatgaaaaaaattttaagcgTAGCGAAAATACTGATATTCCAATTGTTTTAACTGTTAATctgaattataaaaattatatataatatatattaattaaaatcaacagttaaaacaactaatattccaggtatacttaaaatttttcctATTTTATGTACATGTaacatttttgtttttcatttcaatAGGTCCCATGCCCTTAAATGCCCACATGATGTATATGTAGTACCAGCcttatttatttgttatgtACCACTCTAATCTGAATGAATGGTTTTAGGGaggcaaaagaaaaaaatgtaaaatgtcttgttaaaaattaaaataaaaagaatgtTGATGACATAGATAGAAATTCTTGAAAGATGAGCTTGAATGTCATAAAATTTGAAGTTAATTTTATTCAACTCAATCTATCTAGAATCTTAGCTTATATAGGTTGGGACAAGATGACCACCAAGCAtgcattttttctattttgccATAAGTTAAAAGGACTActggcaaatactccagaagatAGAAAAGGACTAGTGTCGCTTTCACAATAAATAACGTTTATAACTGGATACAGTTGATGGTTGAGCTTTTATGTGGTTGTACCTTATTTTGCTTACTTTGTTAAACTTCATAGTACAATAATATATGCATGTGTTctataaataaaagaattgtGCAAGTAGCATTACCTGAAGTTAACATTTCCTTTTCACTTTAATGTGATGAGGTTTTTTAATTTTCACATCTTGGGTCAAGCAGTTTAATTTGAATACACAAGATATTAACTGAAATTGTTAAATccgtatttttttaaatattacatatatgtataaaaagaaaaattataaaaagaaaatttttagttaattaatattagtcaaaatttttatttaaaattttttttattctttttaaagaatttaatatttagaatttataatttaacgtttaaaattataaatttatattaggATCTAGaatctaaaatatatatatttttaaaacattgGTTGATATTGGCCATGAAAAATTAACTCTCTAGCATTAAAATGTGATATCCCATTAACTCATACCTTATTTAgctttttttttagaaataaaaaaagattgtGTGTAATTTAGTGTAATGGTTAATTAGTATGTTTTTTTCACAtggattttaatttaattttttattttaaataacaaTTCGGATCCTCAATTTGaggaataataaaatttgtagaGAAATCTGAGTGTTAGATTTTATAGTGCACAAATTAAAAAGTCCGATttgtattaaaatatttttttcactataaaataaatcaaagagtcCAATTtgcacattaaaaaaaattaatgctaAAATATAAATCTAATGGTCAAGTTTgtatgtttaaaaaaatttaaataataaaaaataaatctaaCTCCCAGAtttacatatttaaaaaaaattaaaattataaatctaaCCCTTAAATTTATCTTGttcacataaaaaaattttaccaagTTTTAACATTGGTGGAAAACAACACTGAAATGGCAAtaccaaaattaaaaagtgaCCTTGACCCTATTTACATATATGTCAAGTAACACAACTTTTTTTTTGGCCTCATGTCAAGTAATACAACTTGTCTCACAAATATAAAAAGCCCAATAGACCATTAGCTTGGCCCAAAATTTTGTAGATTGTATTCTAGGTCTATATTGTAGTTCAAAGGCTAGTTTctgattgttattttttttgttgggCGTAAAGCCTCTTTGTTAACCCAAAAAAAGTATATTGTAATTCGTGGTGCATTACATCCAAAAGCAAAATCTAGTTCATTATGCAATAAAATCAAATGAATCATGGCTCATTATCCCAAAGTAATGTTCTTTTGTTGCATGAAAATTCATGTGGTAATTGCTAAGTTAATAATGCAGCAATTAACCAAAATTAATACATTAGTTTTAAATGAATATATGATGATTTTCCTCATTGCTGGAGAACCTTGAAAAAATGATCATGGTATGTGATGCTTGATTTCAGGTAGATGAATCAGAAGACAATTCATCATGGAAGGCAATTGGGTATTGTGGACCTGATCCAGAATTCAAATCACAGTTGAAAGACCATTTCTTGCAAGGAAAAtcaagaggaaaagaagaagaaaatgatgatgatgatgatgatgttgaaaaTGCCATAGGACCACTTTACAAAGGATTAGTCCATCTCAACAACCCAAGAGACATCACTGCAGATGCTCTAAGAAGACATGGATTCGGGGTTTCGATGATCCGTCGGAAGCCTAAAGTTGCTCCTAAATTGTGTTCCCCTTCATTGGTTATCCAATGTGATGCAGTGGTGGTTGGTTCTGGCTCTGGTGGTGGTGTTGTAGCTGGTGTTCTTGCAAAAGCTGGTTACAAGGTTTTGGTGTTGGAAAAAGGAGGATATTCTGCTAGGAACAATCTTacccttcttgaaggtccaaccATGGATCAAATGTACCTCAATGGTGGTATGGTTGCAACTGATGATATGAGTGTGCTCATACTTTCAGGTTCTACTGTTGGTGGAGGCTCTGCAATTAATTGGTAAGTATCTATCATACACAAATATCAAATGTGTATCTGTATTGAATATTACTACCTTAAATTCCTTAAATGTGTGACCAAGTTGtatttatcatattatattAGGTCAGCATGCATCAAGACCCCTGATCATGTATGCAAGGAGTGGAGTGATGAGCATCATTTGGAGTTGTTTGAGAGTGATCTGTATAAAGAAGCAATGGATGTTGTTTGTGAAAGCATGGGAGTTCAATCAGATATTGAAGATGAAGGATTCAACAATGCTGTATTGAGAAAAGGGTGTCAAGAAATGGGGTATCCTGTGAGCAACATTCCTAGGAATTCGCCATCGGATCACTACTGCGGTTGGTGTTGCTTGGGTTGCAAGGatgggaagaagaaagggaCCTCAGAAACATGGCTTGTGGATTTGGTTAAATCAGGCAACGGAGCGATTCTTCCAGGCTGCGAGGCGATAAAAGTCTTGCACAAGAAAAAGagaggaaaagatagaaaaattgcAAGCGGGGTGGCGTTTGAATTCGAATACAGAGGAGCTAAGGACATATGTGTGGTGGAGTCTAAGGTGACAATTGTAGCATGTGGAGCACTTAGTACTCCAGAGTTACTAAAAAGAAGTGGCTTGAAGAATGATAACATAGGGAAAAATTTGCATCTTCACCCAGTGACAATGGCTTGGGGATACTTCCCGGATAAACCCAGTTCTGAGGTGTGGCCTGAGGCAGAGAAGAGAAGCTTTGAAGGAGGGATAATGACAGCCATGTCGCCGGTTGTTGCAGAGTTTGAGAAATCTGGATATGGAGCCGTGATCCAAACACCTTCACTGCATCCTGGTATGTTCTCAATTGTCATGCCATGGGTTTCCGGGACTGATATTAAAGATCGAATGCGAAAGTTTTCAAGAACTGCTCATATCTTTGCACTAGCAAGGGATAAAGGATCAGGGACAGTGGATTCCCCAGCCCGAATAAGTTATCATATGGAAGATTTAGATGAACATAATTTACAAATGGGAGTTGAAAAGATACTAAGGATTCTGGCAGCAGCAGGAGCTGAAGAAATTGGAACACATCACGTCAATGGAAGAAAATTGAATGTAAAGCAATCTAGCTACCATGATTTTGATAAATTTGTTAAGGAGGAGAGTTCAAGGCCGTTAACTGGGCTTacgacgccattgtgctctgCGCATCAGATGGGAAGTTGTCGGATGGGTTCAAATCCAAAGGAATCGGCAGTGAATCAAACAGGGGAGACATGGGAAATGGAAGGGCTTTATGTGGCAGATTCAAGTGTGTTCCCTACAGCATTGGGTGTGAATCCAATGATCACTGTTCAGGCTATAGCTTATTGCACAGCACAATCTGTTCTTGAAGTTCTTAGAAGGAAAAGGCGTTGatgaattatatattaaaaaaaaaaaaaacttttctcTGCTTCTGTATCTCCAGTGATCTAGAATGAAAATCTTTGTTCAAATAACACAAGTTGAGAAAACGAAAATTGTAATAACTTTTAAGAGAGTTGTTCAATCATTCTGAGTGTGTAGTGTATTAATGTTTGTTTCGTCATAACATCTTTTGGTTAAAACTTGAGGCTTTAATAGTCAGCTTAAGTTAGTAAAAAGTAGATTTAGACAACCTTCATGTCCTTACATAACACTGAATATTTTTTCTAATCTTATATATTTCAATGGCACATATATGCAGTGAGGGAAACTTGACATCTATATCAAATTGAAATTTAAGATGATAGTGATATACTTTTGGACCAGGTTTAGTAAAAAATTGAGAAGACCATGGCAGATTATCTTTGAAGCTCAAACAATACATTTTCAGTATCAATGAACAAGGCAGCCACATGAGTTTAGAATTCAGATCAGATTAataacataattaataaaaatttcaccatttttttcttctcatattcaaataaaaaagaatgacAAGCTAGTATTAGCATAAATCTTTTATTATAGTATGAATTATATCCACTGCTAAGGATATGTACAACACCTCAAGAAATAAACATTTGAGACTGAAAAAATGAACAGCTTTTCCttttagaaaagaaagagaatggGAAAAGAGAAAACTGTCTCAATGGAATAGTTTCTCAATTCTCCAGCTACTGATTGCTATGTATTATAGAAGGTAGTTAGTTGAAAGTAGATATCAAATACCAGTTCATGAAcccccaaaaaaaataaaacatgaaCCTGGTGGTGATTTTGCAAGACTGACATCAAGTAACCAAATGTCGaagattaaaaaattatgttaacATCACACACATACGAAGTTTAGCTCTGGTAGACACGAGAAAACATGGATACCACTTGTCACTAGAAACGATGAAAGTTTGGGCCACGTCCTCTCCTACCATAACCATAACCTCTTCCCCAATTATTTGAGCCTCTGAAATTCATACCGCGACCACCACCATAGCCAAAATTAGGCCTGTGTTGGAAATTGCCAAACGTCTACAAATAGCAAAGGTCAGCAATACATCAATATCCCATGCAGTTTAAAGGATATTTTCATGGTTAAAAAATTTCAGTTTCTGATGTCTTTACAGACCTCGGTATCCAGTTTTATTCTCTCAGATAAACGGTGTTGTCCATTCCTTCCACTACTCTCAGAGTTGCAGGAAATTGTGTCAAAAAAGTCATCTTTCTTGTATGCAGACTACAATGagaaaacaagaataaaaagtCTGCAATCAAACTTCAAGTATAACTTGATTTACATTACATAACTCAGATGCTTTGACACTTAagtttttgttattaaataagATTAGCAAATTATGTAACTGGAAAAATTACAGACTTACCTTAGGACTTGGTGTCTTCCCTTGACTGTCTTTGTCGCCTGAACTGATAGAAGAAGCATTGTCATCCACTCCTTCTATGTTCATAGTTGCCTTTCCAAGAGAACCCCATACTTCATCTTTATTGAATTTTTCATTCATGGCCTCAAAATCAAACTCTTCATTGAACTGGGAAGCTATTGAGTGAGGCTgcaaaaaatcaacaaaaaaactCAGTCTTTGAATATTAACCCATTTATAGTTGTAATATGCTTTAATGATTTTATGGTACCCTTATTTTATAAGGATAGCTATACCCATTATATAATCAATCCATGATATTTGATCACaagttttataaatttttaacagcaaaataataataatagaaaactCTAATACTATGCATCATATCTGTAAGGAGAAGAATACAAGTTTTCTAACCTTTGGCACTAAAGTTGGTAATGGCAGTAGTGGTGCTTGAGACACTATAGAAGGCATCAATACAGAGGAATTAGAAGATGTTGGAATCAAAGAACCCATATCTTTCTGATTAGGGGTCAAATTCTGTGTTAAAGGAGATACATTTTCTCTGGGATGTGCAAATTGATCTGGAGTTAACAAAGATGGAGGTATTGGCAACGGGCCTGAACTATAACCTACAAATGAAGAAGGATGATGAAAGGCATGTCCAAGATAAATTGACCTTGGGTCAGGGCAAATTTTTTCAGATATTTGGTTATCAATAGAATTTATTTCTTGGAGAGGTGAAGAAAATGAATGTATGTTTGATCCATCAAAAGTCATGGGCGTAGGATATGGCATGGGTGCCTTAGTAGGTAAGAGGGAATTAACATCAAGTGAATCAGAAATTTGTAAAGGGTTAGGAGACGGAGAGCGAGTTTGATTTACAAGAGAAGTATTAGTAGAAGATACAGGAAGACCATAGTCTGATAAAGGTGTCCATCCCACTTTGTTAGGAACCTCAGTTTCCGGAGTTTGCATCCAACTTTGGTAAGGTAAAGGTGATGCTACCATTGACGGCAATTGAAGAAGACCGGGATGTAGCAGAGAATTAGAGTTATTGCATGATATTCCACTGTGTCCGTTCAAAtacattgatgtggaaaaggatGGATGACCAGCAACTTGAGTAGCAGCAGACTGATCTGAAGGGTTTAGCTGAGTTGCAGACTGAGATGACAGCAACCCAATAGGGATAGCTTTACTAAACATATCAACACTATCCTGCCTTTGAATAGATTCTGTCGAATTTCTCCCACCAAATGAGGCTGCTGTAGAGTTTAGCTGTGACtgtaaatagaaaaaatattagaacAAATCCAAATGCATTGACAAGTCAAAATATGgaaattgttatttattttttaattattgtcaTGAAACAGTATTACTTGTATAATAGCTGGATCATTATGTATCTGCTCTTCTGATTTGGCAGATGTTGGGGGAGACTTGATCTGCAAATTCTGAAATGGTAAAATTCATAAGGACATGCACAACTTAGATAACCATACTTGACATGCATACACCACAAGTTCTTGTGACCAAATAGCTCATTCACTACTATTGGTTGAGATTCATAtatacatgtatatatatatatccacgCTAGAATTAGGTTCACTAGAGGCGAAATGActaaaaaatttcaaagaaCTTTCATATGATTGTTTCATTAAGTACGATCCATTTAGTCTTATTCTAGGTTATTCTACACTTCCATTTTATCTCTTTCCTATCCCTTAGCTCTTGAAGCTCCATTCATTTATAAGCTAAGCTTTATCTGTTAGGGTGGAATTTATGGGTTtggaaaaacaaagaagaaaggTTTGACCAAACCTACAGTCATCTGACTTTGTTGATAAAATTTCTCCAAAAAGCTTTTAGTCACATCAACCACACCTCCAACACAACacaattaaagttttttttttttctaagaaaaaaaagaatcaaaagaaaaaatgtatGCTAAGTGAGCAATCTATTCAAAGTTAAGCAACTCAAGATTGATACTTCACATTATCAAACCAAAAATATCCATATGTTTATTTGTCATGCTAGTACTAAAACACAtatcaattaaataatatttcaaTTACCTTAATGTCATTTCCTCGAAAAAGAATGTATTCATAAACCTTCTCACTTGGAGGAATTTGTGGACCATCTTTTCTTCTCCCCTCTGTTCCATAGGATCTAACTATAATCTCATAACACAGATGTTTCCATTTTAGATAGAATCGCTAGCAATGAAAAGCTATAAGTGTACAACTTTCAAGGACATGGGTCAAGGAATAAGTTTGCCACATAGTGTCACCTTAAGGTTACAAACCAAATCAGTTGAAAATCTAGTATCAAATTACTAATTCGAATAAGACTTTAATTAAGTGCATAATAAACAATTAATTACTTCCCGCCAACAAGAACGATTTTACAATTGCTTGTTTAAATTAATGcatatttaattgaaaaatggTTTAAAAGTTTGCAATTTATTTCCAATGCAGAATCCTTATCCTTATATACTTGTATAACAACAAACAAGAGTTACTCCGTTTCAAACTGCATGATTGATCCATGTCATGTTTCATTCTCCTCCATCACTTGCTTTTAGCATTTGAGTCATacaatcaataaaaatatatgcAAGTAATTTCTGAATCCAAACACTGTAATTCCTCACTTAATGACATTAATCGAATATAGCATTGCAAAGTTCTTATCCATTGATGCATTCTCAAATTTCATCTTAACCGCTAATCAATATTTCTTCGATTCAAcagacattttatcaaacattccTCATCCAAAATTTTGCGTTTGCGGTGGTGAATGAATGTACCGTTCTTCAAGCCGATGGTGGAATCATGAACGTTGAGGAAATAGAGAATGCCCTCGTAACGAATCTCGCTCTTGGAAAGCAAGCTTATGAAGCTTCCTATGTACGAATCACCGGGACTATTCGACGGAGGTCCTTTCACGGCAGATTCAGTCGCCATAGAGCGGCGGTGTCAAAGATCGAATAATCGGAGGATCAAATGAGAAATTAAAAACGGTTATGTTTGGGAGATTAGGGTTATGGCGTAGATCGCCATGTGAATTTATGATATGCTTTGAGAAACGAAAACTAAACATAAAATAGAGGGAAAGTAGTATATGAGATTGTGAGAAGGACAAAATAACTGATATAACTAACTAAGTAACCAATAAAAATCGAGATTTTCATTTCATGCTTGCACAACAAGGCattattattagaatttttttgtcttcttccctccttctttTAAACATAAATAGAAATAGGGTTGGAAAGCGGGTTGGCTCATTCCAACTCGTCCCGTCCCGTCTAAGTCTGCCATAAATAAGATGGGTTGGTGGATTGAAAATGCTAGCGCGCTCCACTTAATTGCGGATTGACGGGCTAACCctcttaactctttttttttaaaataaaattaactaaaaataataattaaacaattaaatacaaataaaaaatagtcaaattataatataatatttttaattatctttttttttaatttttaacttcaataaaattgtttaaaataatatttgtcaatagaaccatctttattttaaaaaataagtcacataatttgagcatatatacgaaattgtgaaataaaataaataaagttattaactaaaagaagaataaaaacaaaaaataaaaaaatatttgaaaatgatataattattaattttataacagtaatcacttttttatttaataaaaaaataaaaatttttgccCCGACGGGCGGCCGTCCCGCTCGCCAAAAATCCGCAATTTTTGTCGGTGCggattttatattttaaaattgacatTTTATATCGAATTGACTTTTGGTGTATACAACATTTTTCTATATCCATATATATACAAGGGTCtgttttcaattaaaaaaattatataaatttttaaataggaaaaaaaattgagacggttacaattttttctttcttttcatttgTTGAATTTGAAACAAATGACCCGCACAATAATTCACTTGTTAAACTATATTATAAAGAGTTCATtaattaatctatttttttggTAGAGTATTAATTAATCTATTCAATAAATAGAAGTTAAATTTTACGATCTTATAACTAGGTTAGGTTGATTTACTGGTTAATTTATTAGTACCgttaaataaatattgattaataataaatttttaaatagagtttagatttattataaattaatcctTAGCACgttttgtttcttaattttttattttcttgggtCAGGAATTTTAAATCTTTGTCAATTGGGATGGGGAAGGGGATAGACCATAGATGTgatcctttttctttttgggtATCGAACTTTTTTTTGGACGGGGTTGGATTGGAAAAGCAAACAATCCAAGGCCTAAGCCCAGAATAACAAAACATAACTTCTAATTCTAGCTCCCGAACTACTCGATTAAACTCCTTTCTCTCGGGCCGTTGGCCCCGATGTTCACCGGAAAAAGAAAATTCCTTTCCCTCCCCTGAAACTCAGTACCATAAGGAATCACTAGTGACGCTAAATTATGTGACCAAATCAATTGGGCGTCGAACTTGATGTGGTTTCTTAatgctgttttttttttggaaaggTAGAAAATGCTTAAACTCCAGAAAAAGTATACTCATTCTGAGAACCCATTTATTGTTGCTAGCCCAATTAACCTTAGTTGTACACTAATTCGAATCACAAATATTTAGTTCTGGGAATTCCTAAATTTGGTCTTGGCCTGTGTACTTTGGATTTAGACATTTTTGGGTTTGGTTCTTCAAACAAAGTTAAAAAAACATTTAAACCATCATCCGATCCCAACATTTCAAGCACCTAGAAATGTCCAAAAACAAAACAGTGAAAAAAGGTTCCCGGATTTCGTAAGTGGTCCTTTTATATTTAGTTTCGTACTTCGTAAACTTCAGAAAACTTTCTTCTCATAACTTGCGAAACACGTGCTCTTTTTTCTTGCTTTCTCACCTagtaattttgtttttttattgaGACAGAGAATAAATggatctttttttattaaaattaggaATGAGACTGctaaacttttttaaaattaagaataaaactCAAACTTACAATTTttaagtaaatataaaaaaattatactatttACGTTATAACTGATCGGTTAAATAaatgcaataataataataataataataataataataataataataataatataattaaattgatttgtcCACATGAGAAACATATGGAGCTTCTTTGCAAATTGCAATCCACAACAAAACAAATTCAGTGATTCCATCCTTAATTTCCTCTTAACAATGCATACAAAAGTTTAGGTAACTTGACTATGCCACAAGCACAAATACATATTATGTAGATACGGGAGTagatattttcaatttttttattattttaatattttttatatattttttaaattttatttcaaaaatataaaatgagaaatcacattttattaaataattaaaaaaatctatttccTGTAAATACAGCATTCGGATTTAGAAAATATTtggaaataattatttatgaaGTATTATCAAATGGTAATTTacagtaaaaattaaaaaaaggcACTTTATTTCTCTTCAAATTACGTATATCCAACATCTATCACAAATTCACAACCAAGAACCCATACTGTGTcccatttttttcattttaaccATCTTAGACATTTTGCTTAATATTGTGTCGCGTGTTATCTATTAAGTAAAGAATACTTTATTGTTAATTAAATacattttaactaaaaaattatataaaatcgaataattagaaataattttaatatacacttCAAACATACTATTAGACaaataattcaataaaaaatactacaaatatactaaaaatttgccatcaaaataattattatatatttatgtatatattaaaaataaatttgttgataattatatataatttaatttatttttaatatatattatatttcaatatgtatttagtaactaattttaatgtatactCAATATAGTTATTCAATATGCATTTCATTCGTGTTTATCTTTGGTTGATTTTGAGAAATGTAAATATAGTAGCATATATTATGGTAAAGACGACAATAAGAATCCTTTCTCCTCCAACTGAAATTTCTGttgctttaaaaaaaatttgagaataaTATTTAAcgaaattatcttttttaagtaatttctaatttattttttcttttttaattattgtttattttctttcgagtcacaaaaaaaaatatacattccATTAATTTGATCATTGATTTTTTATACACTTAGCAGGATTAATTTAGTAATATATCATAGAAACTACAATTTCTCTGCTTAATCAttaatcattatttttttatttatttatttttttcatatccCACAAAGAAACAAACCTTTGGCTCGTCTCTCCCTGCTTCCTTCTTCCTTTCAAGTTGCAGCACCACAGCACTGACCCCAGCGTCTTCACTTTCTCACTCCTcactctctatctctctctcttcaGATCTCAGCAATTCCATTCTATGCTCAAATGGAGCAGCTGAAAACAATCGGTCGCGAGCTGGCAATGGGTTCGCAAGGCGGATTTGGCCAATCAAAGGAGTTCCTGGATCTGGTAAAATCCATCGGAGAAGCCCGATCCAAGGCCGAAGAAGACCGCATCGTCCTCCGCGAGATCGAAACCCTAAAACGCCGCCTCCTCGAGCCCGATATCCCAAAACGCAAGATGAAGGAATACATCATACGCCTCCTCTACGTCGAGATGCTTGGCCACGACGCCTCCTTTGGTTACATCCACGCCGTTAAGATGACTCACGACGACGCCTTACCTCTCAAACGCACCGGTTACCTCGCCGTCACGCTTTTCCTCTCCGACGACCACGACCTCATCATCCTCATCGTCAACACAATCCAGAAGGATCTGCGTTCCGATAACTACCTTGTTGTTTGTGCAGCGCTTAACGCCGTCTGCAAGTTGATTAACGACGAGACGATTCCTGCTGTGTTGCCTCAGGTTGTTGAGCTCTTGGGCCACTCTAAGGAGGCCGTTAGGAAGAAGGCCGTTATGGCGTTGCACCGCTTTTACCAGAAGTCACCCGGGGCGGTTTCGCACTTGGTTTCCAATTTTAGGAAGAGGCTGTGCGATAATGATCCTGGTGTCATGGGTGCCTCCCTTTGCCCGCTCTTTGATCTTGTAACCATTGATGCCAAATCTTATAAGGATCTTGTGAGTAGCTTTGTCAGTATCTTGAAGCAGGTTGCTGAAAGGAGGCTTCCTAAGAGCTATGATTATCATCAGATGCCCGCGCCGTTCATTCAGGTGGGATTTCGGTTTTATTTGGGGTTAGAGGGATGTGGCATTGGTTACTTAGTTTAGATTAGGTGTAATTTTGAAGATCGTGCAGGTTATTAAGCTTAGATTAGGTGCTATTGTGAGTGTGCCGAGTGCGGTTATTATGCTTGTCAGCTTGTGCTTGGGTTAAGTGCAAATTTGACTTGAAAGTATGCATGTTAGATGTTATCATTTATCATTTCATTTTGAGTGACTGAGTGGGAATGTTATCATGCTTATACTTAGAGTAATTTTGAGTGTGCATGCGATTATGCTTAGATTAGGTGTAACTCTGATTGTGCATAATATTTTTCCCATGCATTTATCGTGCTTATGCTTAATGTTATTGATTGCTTAGGTTAGGTGTTATTGGTGTGGTTGACTGGTTGTGCAGGTTAAGTTGCTAAAGATATTGGCACTGTTGGGGAGTGGGGATAAGCAAGCTAGTGAGAGCATGTATACTGTTCTTGGTGATATTATCAGGAAGAGCGATTCATCGACTAATATTGGGAATGCCGTTCTCTATGAGTGCATTTGTTGTGTGGCTTCCATACACCCCAATCCCAAGTTGTTAGAATCCGCTGCAGATGTTATTGCAAAGTTCTTGAAGGTTTGTAATTGTTTTTTGGTTAAATTTGTTTTTGCATTTTGTGCTATGCTGTACTGGTTAGATTTTGGATGTTGTGTGTTACCTGAGTGTTGCTGTTGTGTGGACAGAGTGACAGTCATAATCTCAAGTACATGGGCATTGATGCCCTTGGTCGGTTGATAAAGTTGAGTCCACAGATAGCAGAACAACACCAACTAGCTGTGATTGACTGCTTAGAGGTGAGGATATTCCTAATAAATTCCTAAAGATGTAATGTGACTCTGTTTTTATTATTCAATATGATGTTGAAATAATTTAGCTCTGGTCTCTCAGAGTCTCAGATCATAATCTG
The genomic region above belongs to Arachis stenosperma cultivar V10309 chromosome 5, arast.V10309.gnm1.PFL2, whole genome shotgun sequence and contains:
- the LOC130979965 gene encoding long-chain-alcohol oxidase FAO4A-like — translated: MEENKNIISSKNNSSFRLGLGSKDHSVIELGSIDTQRLLLEGGGGEMREKQKPLKNTLNQRQMKTLIALCDTILPSINHNNLHAFSDQSLANFYKTSASMAGTPQHVGGVISERLKHPLTRLLKIGLWMLSTWIGTLILCGMPCLSNKFPFIQSFPDLPLHKRQKILQSWSLSYFHHLRMFFRTIKLLTLHVFFTQVDESEDNSSWKAIGYCGPDPEFKSQLKDHFLQGKSRGKEEENDDDDDDVENAIGPLYKGLVHLNNPRDITADALRRHGFGVSMIRRKPKVAPKLCSPSLVIQCDAVVVGSGSGGGVVAGVLAKAGYKVLVLEKGGYSARNNLTLLEGPTMDQMYLNGGMVATDDMSVLILSGSTVGGGSAINWSACIKTPDHVCKEWSDEHHLELFESDLYKEAMDVVCESMGVQSDIEDEGFNNAVLRKGCQEMGYPVSNIPRNSPSDHYCGWCCLGCKDGKKKGTSETWLVDLVKSGNGAILPGCEAIKVLHKKKRGKDRKIASGVAFEFEYRGAKDICVVESKVTIVACGALSTPELLKRSGLKNDNIGKNLHLHPVTMAWGYFPDKPSSEVWPEAEKRSFEGGIMTAMSPVVAEFEKSGYGAVIQTPSLHPGMFSIVMPWVSGTDIKDRMRKFSRTAHIFALARDKGSGTVDSPARISYHMEDLDEHNLQMGVEKILRILAAAGAEEIGTHHVNGRKLNVKQSSYHDFDKFVKEESSRPLTGLTTPLCSAHQMGSCRMGSNPKESAVNQTGETWEMEGLYVADSSVFPTALGVNPMITVQAIAYCTAQSVLEVLRRKRR
- the LOC130983253 gene encoding protein decapping 5-like, with the protein product MATESAVKGPPSNSPGDSYIGSFISLLSKSEIRYEGILYFLNVHDSTIGLKNVRSYGTEGRRKDGPQIPPSEKVYEYILFRGNDIKNLQIKSPPTSAKSEEQIHNDPAIIQSQLNSTAASFGGRNSTESIQRQDSVDMFSKAIPIGLLSSQSATQLNPSDQSAATQVAGHPSFSTSMYLNGHSGISCNNSNSLLHPGLLQLPSMVASPLPYQSWMQTPETEVPNKVGWTPLSDYGLPVSSTNTSLVNQTRSPSPNPLQISDSLDVNSLLPTKAPMPYPTPMTFDGSNIHSFSSPLQEINSIDNQISEKICPDPRSIYLGHAFHHPSSFVGYSSGPLPIPPSLLTPDQFAHPRENVSPLTQNLTPNQKDMGSLIPTSSNSSVLMPSIVSQAPLLPLPTLVPKPHSIASQFNEEFDFEAMNEKFNKDEVWGSLGKATMNIEGVDDNASSISSGDKDSQGKTPSPKSAYKKDDFFDTISCNSESSGRNGQHRLSERIKLDTETFGNFQHRPNFGYGGGRGMNFRGSNNWGRGYGYGRRGRGPNFHRF